GCTGCCGCCGTATTGAACCCGCATCCTGTCGGCAACCGACTCGCCGAACAGACGCGCCACCGTCCCCCGGACAGCGGTCTTGATGGTGGTGTTGGCGCCCTCGCCCGTGGCCGGCTTGCCCGTCCCGATGGCCCAGATCGGCTCGTAGGCGATGACGATGCCCGCGGTCTGCTCGGCGGTCAGCCCCGCCAGCGCGCCGCGCACCTGCGCCTCCACCACTTCCTGCGTCTGGCCGGCTTCGTTCTGCGCCAGGTTCTCCCCCACGCAGACGATGGGAATCAGACCGTGCACCAGAGCCGCCTTCACCTTCAGGTTCACCGTCTCGTCGGTCTCGCCGAAGTACTGCCGCCGCTCCGAATGTCCGAGGATGACGTACTGGCAGAACGGCTTGAGCATGAGGGGCGAGACCTCGCCGGTGTAGGCCCCCTCGTCCTTCCAGAACATGTCCTGCGCGCCCACGCCAACGGTGGAGCCGCGCAGCGCCTCGGCCACGTGGGGCAGCGACAGGAACGGGGGACACACCACCGTCTCAATCCCCCCGATGGCTTCCAGCGCCGGCCGCATCGCTTTGACCAGCGCGACGGATTCCTCCACGGTCTTGTACATCTTCCAGTTGCCGGCGATAATCGGTGTTCGCATGGCGTTGCTCCTGTGCGTAGGTGTGAGTTCGCGCCTATTATACGCGAGGGGGGCCTCCGAGCCAACCGGCGCGGGCGGTTCGGACTCGCCGAATTCGTAGAGGATCAGGTAGCGCCCGTCGGGCTTGAGAATTCGCCTCTTCTTCATCCTTCACCTCCGCGCAGCAGGGACGAATCGCCCATCAGCGCGCGCAACACTCGGAGATTCTCCACGTCCTCGGCCATGTCGGGGCCTTTGGGCGTCTCCAGAATCATGGGGCGGTCGGCGAATCGCGGGTCGTTCACCAGGAGACGGAACGCCTCCAACCCCAGAAAGCCCTGGCCGATGTGCTCGTGCCGATCCGCGCGGCTGCCCAGTTCCCGCTTGGAATCGTTCAGGTGAAACACGCGCAGCCGATGGAGGCCGAGAATGCGATCAAAGGCATCAAACGTGGCGGCGTAGGCCTCCGGCGTGCGCAGGTCGTACCCCGCAGCGAAGGCATGGCAGGTGTCAAAACAGACTCCGATGCGCTCCGGATGCCGCGTCTGGGCGATGATCTCGGCCAGTTGCTCAAAGGATCCGCCGAGGGTGCTGCCCGCGCCTGCGGTGGTCTCCAGGAGAATCCTCGTCGGGACGTGCGCCGTTCGCTCGTGGATTTCGTCCAGCGCCTGGGCCACGCGGCGCAGGCCTGCCTCCTCGCCCGCTCCCGTATGCGCCCCGGGATGGGTAACGAGATACGGCAGCCCCATGCGGCCCGCGCGCTCCATTTCGTCCACGAAGGCGTCCACCGACTTGCGCCAGAGTTCGGGGTTGGGCGACGCCAG
This genomic interval from Chloroflexota bacterium contains the following:
- a CDS encoding triose-phosphate isomerase encodes the protein MRTPIIAGNWKMYKTVEESVALVKAMRPALEAIGGIETVVCPPFLSLPHVAEALRGSTVGVGAQDMFWKDEGAYTGEVSPLMLKPFCQYVILGHSERRQYFGETDETVNLKVKAALVHGLIPIVCVGENLAQNEAGQTQEVVEAQVRGALAGLTAEQTAGIVIAYEPIWAIGTGKPATGEGANTTIKTAVRGTVARLFGESVADRMRVQYGGSVKPGNIAEFMSQPDIDGALVGGASLKAEDFVEIVRLSAEAKGLRR
- a CDS encoding deoxyribonuclease IV, with the protein product MPRLGAHMSIAGGVDRAIQRGHSIGCEAIQIFTKSNNQWRAAPLTDETLERFHANRRATGIAPIVGHDAYLINLASPNPELWRKSVDAFVDEMERAGRMGLPYLVTHPGAHTGAGEEAGLRRVAQALDEIHERTAHVPTRILLETTAGAGSTLGGSFEQLAEIIAQTRHPERIGVCFDTCHAFAAGYDLRTPEAYAATFDAFDRILGLHRLRVFHLNDSKRELGSRADRHEHIGQGFLGLEAFRLLVNDPRFADRPMILETPKGPDMAEDVENLRVLRALMGDSSLLRGGEG